A genomic window from Massilia sp. METH4 includes:
- a CDS encoding L,D-transpeptidase family protein yields the protein MLTLLLAAPLAHAQNSTAVPQPARPAPPAPPSQPAAPAQAGQATQPGTPQAGQPAQAGQPAQPGQSAAPPQALITPDQVPPDLRAQILLDRAHFSPGEIDGKVGSNMKQAITGFQKARGLQVTGTMDEATWAALEDRQPVLGTYTITEVDVQGPYGPVPESMAEKAKLASLHYQNIEEALGERFHASPELLRQMNPGKNFMRVGEKILVPNTGAAGALPPAARLVVDESDRTLSLLDDNGKVIAQFPASTGSEHDPLPVGKWKINGVGRNPDYRYNPKLFWDAKPGEGKAMIKPGPNNPVGVVWIDLSKEHYGIHGTPEPSKIGKTESHGCIRLTNWDAAKVANVVSPGFEVILQD from the coding sequence ATGCTTACCCTGCTCCTCGCCGCGCCGCTGGCGCACGCCCAGAACTCGACGGCGGTCCCGCAACCGGCACGGCCCGCGCCACCGGCGCCGCCGTCCCAGCCTGCGGCGCCCGCGCAGGCGGGACAAGCCACTCAACCCGGCACACCCCAAGCGGGGCAACCGGCCCAAGCTGGCCAGCCAGCGCAACCCGGCCAGAGTGCGGCTCCGCCGCAAGCCCTGATCACGCCGGACCAGGTCCCGCCGGACCTGCGCGCCCAGATCCTGCTCGACCGCGCCCATTTCTCGCCGGGCGAGATCGACGGCAAGGTGGGCAGCAATATGAAGCAGGCCATCACCGGCTTCCAGAAGGCGCGCGGCCTGCAGGTGACCGGAACGATGGACGAGGCAACCTGGGCCGCGCTGGAAGACCGCCAGCCCGTGCTCGGCACCTACACGATCACCGAGGTCGACGTGCAAGGCCCGTACGGCCCCGTGCCGGAATCGATGGCGGAAAAGGCCAAGCTGGCATCGCTGCACTATCAAAACATTGAGGAGGCGCTGGGCGAGCGTTTCCATGCCAGCCCCGAACTGTTGCGGCAGATGAACCCCGGCAAGAACTTCATGCGGGTCGGCGAAAAAATCCTCGTGCCAAACACGGGCGCGGCCGGCGCGCTGCCCCCCGCCGCCAGGCTCGTCGTCGACGAATCGGACCGCACCCTTTCGCTGCTCGACGACAATGGCAAGGTCATTGCCCAGTTCCCGGCCAGTACGGGCAGCGAGCACGACCCGCTCCCGGTCGGCAAATGGAAGATCAATGGCGTAGGCCGCAACCCCGACTACCGCTACAACCCGAAGCTGTTCTGGGATGCCAAGCCCGGCGAAGGCAAGGCGATGATCAAGCCGGGCCCCAACAACCCGGTCGGCGTGGTGTGGATCGACCTGTCGAAGGAGCATTACGGCATCCATGGCACGCCCGAACCCAGCAAGATCGGCAAGACCGAATCGCATGGCTGCATCCGCCTGACGAACTGGGATGCGGCGAAGGTGGCGAATGTGGTATCGCCGGGCTTCGAGGTGATCCTGCAGGACTAA
- a CDS encoding DEAD/DEAH box helicase, with protein MSFEALGLHASILKALTDSGYTTPTPVQEQALPAAMAGKDLLVSSQTGSGKTAAFMLPSLHRLAESMPAEAAGRTPNQEKQAAQARGERPRFKPAQPKMLVLTPTRELALQVTTNTDKYAINLRRLKAVAILGGMPYPKQMQLLSRNPEILVATPGRLIDHMESGKIDFSQLQILVLDEADRMLDMGFIDDIEKIVAATPASRQTMLFSATLDGVVGNMARRITKDPMVIEIKQAANKHENITQRVHFVDDLSHKNRLLDHLLRDETLDQAVVFTATKRDADTIADRLNIAGFSAAALHGDMHQGARNRTLDGMRRGNVKVLVATDVAARGIDVPTITHVFNYDLPKFAEDYVHRIGRTGRAGRNGVAISLVNHSENMQVRRIERFTKQSIPVDVVEGFEPKKSAPPRSAARPGWKPGEGRKPGQRSFSKPAYPRDGAPREGGFARDSGHYRSEGAPFRGEGRPEGAHRSEGYRKEGAPRPEGSFRRDAAPARKEGGGFRRDSAPRSDAPRRPWGER; from the coding sequence ATGAGTTTTGAAGCACTAGGTCTCCACGCATCCATCCTGAAAGCCCTGACCGATTCCGGCTACACGACGCCGACGCCCGTCCAGGAACAAGCTTTGCCTGCCGCAATGGCCGGGAAGGACCTGCTGGTCTCCTCGCAAACGGGCTCCGGCAAGACCGCGGCCTTCATGCTGCCGTCCCTGCACCGCCTGGCCGAATCGATGCCCGCCGAAGCAGCTGGCCGCACCCCGAACCAGGAAAAGCAAGCCGCCCAGGCGCGCGGCGAGCGCCCCCGTTTCAAGCCAGCCCAGCCGAAGATGCTGGTGCTGACGCCGACCCGCGAACTGGCTTTGCAGGTCACCACCAATACCGATAAATACGCGATCAACCTGCGCCGCCTGAAGGCCGTGGCGATCCTGGGCGGCATGCCGTACCCGAAGCAAATGCAGCTGCTGTCGCGCAACCCGGAAATCCTGGTGGCGACGCCGGGCCGCCTGATCGACCACATGGAGTCGGGCAAGATCGACTTCTCGCAGCTGCAGATCCTGGTGCTGGACGAAGCCGACCGCATGCTGGACATGGGCTTCATCGACGACATCGAAAAGATCGTCGCCGCCACGCCGGCCTCGCGCCAGACCATGCTGTTCTCGGCCACGCTGGACGGCGTGGTGGGCAACATGGCCCGCCGCATCACGAAGGATCCGATGGTCATCGAGATCAAGCAGGCCGCCAACAAGCACGAAAACATCACGCAGCGCGTGCACTTCGTGGACGACCTGTCGCACAAGAACCGCCTGCTGGATCACCTGCTGCGCGACGAGACGCTGGACCAGGCCGTCGTGTTCACCGCCACCAAGCGCGATGCCGACACGATCGCCGACCGCCTGAACATCGCCGGTTTCTCGGCCGCCGCACTGCATGGCGACATGCACCAGGGCGCCCGTAACCGCACGCTGGACGGCATGCGCCGCGGTAACGTGAAAGTGCTGGTCGCCACCGACGTGGCGGCGCGCGGCATCGACGTGCCGACGATTACGCACGTGTTCAACTACGACCTGCCGAAGTTCGCCGAAGACTACGTACACCGCATCGGCCGCACGGGCCGTGCCGGCCGAAACGGCGTGGCGATCTCGCTGGTGAACCACTCGGAAAACATGCAGGTGCGCCGTATCGAGCGTTTTACCAAGCAGTCGATCCCGGTCGATGTGGTGGAAGGCTTCGAGCCGAAGAAGTCGGCGCCGCCGCGCTCGGCCGCCCGTCCGGGCTGGAAGCCGGGCGAAGGCCGCAAGCCGGGCCAGCGCAGCTTCTCCAAGCCGGCGTACCCGCGCGATGGCGCACCGCGTGAAGGCGGCTTCGCCCGCGACAGCGGTCACTATCGCAGCGAAGGCGCGCCGTTCCGCGGCGAAGGCCGTCCGGAAGGCGCGCATCGCAGCGAAGGCTATCGCAAGGAAGGCGCACCGCGTCCGGAAGGCAGCTTCCGCCGCGACGCCGCCCCGGCCCGCAAGGAAGGCGGCGGTTTCCGCCGCGACAGCGCACCGCGCTCCGACGCACCGCGCCGCCCGTGGGGCGAGCGCTGA
- the fabI gene encoding enoyl-ACP reductase FabI: protein MAFLQGKKILITGVLSNRSIAYGIAQACHREGAELAFTYVGERFKDRITDFAAEFGSKLVFDCDVASDEQIEALFRDLGQSWDSLDGFVHAIGFAPREAIAGEFLDGFSRENFRVAHDISAYSFPAMVKAALPLLKPGSSVLTLSYLGAVRAIPYYNTMGLAKASLEASVRYLAENLGQQGIRSNGISAGPIKTLAASGIKDFSKLLGFAASHAPLRRNVTIEEVGNTAAFLLSDLSSGITGDIIYVDGGFSHVMGLNASDYQ, encoded by the coding sequence ATGGCTTTCTTGCAAGGCAAAAAAATCCTCATCACCGGCGTGCTGTCCAACCGTTCGATCGCCTACGGCATCGCGCAGGCCTGCCACCGCGAAGGCGCCGAGCTGGCCTTCACCTATGTTGGCGAACGCTTCAAGGACCGCATCACCGATTTCGCCGCCGAGTTCGGCAGCAAGCTGGTGTTCGATTGCGATGTGGCCAGCGATGAGCAGATCGAGGCGCTGTTCCGCGACCTGGGCCAGAGCTGGGACAGCCTGGACGGTTTCGTGCACGCCATCGGCTTCGCGCCGCGCGAGGCGATCGCCGGCGAATTCCTGGACGGCTTCTCGCGCGAGAACTTCCGTGTCGCCCACGACATTTCCGCCTACAGCTTCCCGGCCATGGTGAAGGCCGCGCTGCCGCTGCTCAAGCCTGGCTCGTCGGTATTGACGCTGTCCTACCTGGGTGCCGTACGCGCGATCCCCTACTACAACACGATGGGCCTGGCAAAGGCATCGCTGGAAGCATCGGTGCGCTACCTGGCCGAGAACCTGGGCCAGCAAGGCATCCGCTCGAACGGCATCTCGGCCGGCCCGATCAAGACCCTGGCCGCTTCCGGCATCAAGGATTTTTCGAAGCTGCTGGGCTTTGCCGCCAGCCACGCGCCGCTGCGCCGCAATGTAACGATCGAGGAAGTGGGCAATACGGCGGCCTTCCTGCTGTCCGACCTGTCTTCGGGCATCACAGGCGACATCATCTACGTGGACGGCGGTTTCTCCCACGTGATGGGCTTGAACGCCAGCGATTACCAGTAA
- a CDS encoding transglycosylase SLT domain-containing protein, with translation MRIKYTSLLAALIAAAPAVSQAVETAADNLPLMPLTAAAKAPAPTLAVTSPTVNKAPSEDPFRETDVWNRIRTGFSIPDLNNGLVTKHANWYAERPDHMARTTARASLYLYHVVSELEKRNMPTELALLPFIESAFNPVAVSSANAGGMWQFMPGTGRDFNLKQNAFKDDRRSVLASTDAALTYLQKLYDMFGDWQLALAAYNWGEGSVQKAIAKNRAAGKPTDFESLADLMPAETRNYVPKLQAVKNIVANPGRYGLSLPLIRNEPYFTAVDKASDIDLTVAAQLAELSVDEFKALNPQFKRPVITGGEQTQILLPKANAEKFHLNLAQWGQALSTWTTHKVTSARESIASLASKFRTTPEVIRQANNLPSRGVLAAGSTILVPKISATAHRDIPMDIADNAAVNVVDEPVATRNNYRKAKASSGNTKSRIKLVKARVSRDQAGKKRRN, from the coding sequence ATGCGAATTAAGTACACTTCCCTGCTGGCGGCACTGATCGCCGCGGCACCGGCAGTCAGCCAGGCGGTCGAAACCGCCGCGGACAACCTCCCGCTGATGCCGCTGACCGCCGCCGCCAAGGCACCTGCACCTACCCTCGCCGTCACTTCCCCCACCGTCAATAAAGCACCGTCCGAAGACCCGTTCCGGGAAACGGATGTGTGGAACCGCATCCGCACCGGCTTCTCGATTCCCGACCTGAACAATGGCCTGGTGACGAAGCATGCCAACTGGTATGCCGAGCGTCCCGACCACATGGCGCGGACGACGGCGCGCGCGTCGCTGTACCTGTACCACGTGGTCTCGGAATTGGAAAAGCGCAATATGCCGACCGAACTGGCACTGCTGCCGTTCATCGAATCGGCGTTCAATCCGGTGGCCGTGTCGAGCGCGAACGCGGGCGGCATGTGGCAGTTCATGCCCGGCACCGGCCGCGACTTCAACCTGAAGCAGAACGCGTTCAAGGACGATCGCCGCTCCGTGCTGGCCTCGACCGACGCCGCCCTCACCTACCTGCAGAAGCTGTACGACATGTTCGGCGACTGGCAGCTGGCGCTGGCCGCCTACAACTGGGGCGAGGGTTCGGTGCAGAAGGCGATCGCGAAGAACCGCGCCGCCGGCAAGCCGACCGATTTCGAAAGCCTCGCCGACCTGATGCCGGCCGAAACGCGCAACTACGTGCCGAAGCTGCAGGCCGTGAAGAACATCGTGGCGAACCCGGGCCGCTACGGCCTGTCGCTGCCGCTGATCCGCAACGAGCCCTACTTCACCGCCGTCGACAAGGCGAGCGACATCGACCTGACCGTGGCCGCCCAGCTGGCCGAACTGTCGGTGGACGAATTCAAGGCCCTGAACCCGCAATTCAAGCGCCCCGTGATCACGGGCGGCGAGCAGACCCAGATCCTGCTGCCGAAGGCCAATGCGGAAAAATTCCACCTGAACCTGGCGCAGTGGGGCCAGGCGCTGTCCACCTGGACCACGCACAAGGTGACGAGCGCGCGTGAAAGCATCGCTTCGCTGGCCTCGAAGTTCCGCACCACGCCGGAAGTCATCCGCCAGGCCAACAACCTGCCTTCGCGCGGCGTGCTGGCTGCCGGCTCCACGATCCTGGTGCCGAAGATCTCGGCCACCGCCCACCGCGACATTCCCATGGACATCGCCGATAACGCCGCCGTGAACGTGGTCGACGAGCCGGTCGCCACGCGCAACAACTACCGCAAGGCCAAGGCATCGAGCGGCAATACCAAGTCGCGCATCAAGCTGGTCAAGGCGCGCGTGTCGCGCGACCAGGCCGGCAAGAAGCGCCGCAACTGA
- a CDS encoding DUF1415 domain-containing protein, with amino-acid sequence MSNIIGSGPVDHASAIAATERWLEKAVIGLNLCPFAKAVHVKKQIRYVVSDATTPEALLEMLMDELQLLSDTPAEEVDTTLIIHPHVLIDFEDYNEFLDVADAALEDMGLMGELQVASFHPDYQFADTDKNDIGNYTNRSPYPTLHLLREESVERAVEAFPEAEAIFEKNIETMEKLGHEGWDKLFPQVK; translated from the coding sequence ATGAGTAATATTATCGGCAGCGGCCCCGTCGACCATGCCAGCGCGATCGCGGCGACCGAACGATGGCTGGAGAAGGCCGTGATCGGCCTGAACCTGTGCCCGTTCGCCAAGGCCGTGCATGTCAAGAAACAGATCCGCTACGTGGTCTCCGACGCCACCACGCCCGAAGCGTTGCTCGAAATGCTGATGGACGAGCTGCAATTGCTCTCCGATACCCCGGCCGAGGAGGTGGACACCACGCTGATCATCCATCCCCACGTATTGATTGACTTCGAAGACTACAATGAGTTCCTCGACGTCGCCGATGCGGCCCTCGAGGACATGGGGCTGATGGGCGAACTGCAGGTCGCCAGCTTCCACCCCGACTACCAGTTCGCCGATACGGACAAGAACGACATTGGCAACTACACCAACCGCTCGCCCTATCCCACGCTGCACCTGCTGCGCGAGGAAAGCGTGGAACGCGCCGTCGAGGCCTTCCCGGAGGCCGAGGCCATCTTCGAGAAAAACATCGAGACGATGGAAAAGCTGGGCCACGAAGGCTGGGACAAGCTCTTCCCCCAGGTGAAGTAA
- a CDS encoding DUF1289 domain-containing protein, producing MADEKLPERPDTPCVAVCSTTFDDICRGCGRTYIEVAHWVSMSAEEKEKVWQRILAQGYPRRNG from the coding sequence ATGGCGGACGAGAAGCTGCCGGAGCGACCGGACACGCCCTGCGTGGCCGTCTGCTCGACCACGTTCGACGACATCTGCCGCGGCTGCGGGCGCACCTATATAGAAGTGGCGCACTGGGTGTCGATGTCGGCCGAGGAAAAGGAAAAGGTGTGGCAGCGTATCCTGGCGCAGGGCTACCCACGGCGTAACGGATAG
- a CDS encoding DUF1993 domain-containing protein, whose translation MSFSMYSASLPVFRQILNSLLDILEKAERHVETTRIDPNALLQYRLFPDMLPFTRQIQIAADFAKGAGARLAGQDVPSWEDTEKSFAELKLRIKKTLTFLDSLPAHEIEQSAERPITVGSGEKTRHFSGQTYLLHYALPHFFFHATTAYDILRHNGLDIGKKDFIGTIPQ comes from the coding sequence ATGAGTTTTTCGATGTATTCCGCCTCGCTGCCCGTGTTCCGGCAAATCCTGAACAGCCTGCTCGACATTCTCGAGAAGGCCGAACGGCACGTCGAGACCACGCGGATCGACCCGAACGCCTTGCTGCAATACCGGCTGTTCCCGGACATGCTGCCGTTCACGCGCCAGATCCAGATCGCCGCCGACTTCGCCAAGGGCGCCGGCGCGCGGCTGGCCGGGCAGGACGTGCCTTCGTGGGAAGACACGGAAAAGAGCTTTGCCGAGCTGAAGCTGCGCATCAAGAAAACGCTGACCTTCCTGGACAGCCTGCCCGCGCACGAGATCGAACAGAGCGCCGAGCGCCCGATCACCGTCGGCAGCGGCGAAAAGACCCGCCATTTCAGCGGCCAGACCTACCTGCTGCACTACGCACTGCCACATTTCTTCTTCCACGCCACCACGGCCTACGACATCCTGCGGCATAACGGGCTGGATATCGGGAAGAAGGATTTCATCGGGACGATTCCGCAGTAA
- a CDS encoding EAL domain-containing protein produces the protein MRPPTRGLRARLGALYGQSIYGSLLLVVLGGLIVPAIVGSYLLVGVREQQSTRTALNEALQRNADILALGVQESLWNMDAESARSLVHSVMRDPSVVQVQVTGQAETQFIHEKSKARPLGTVVRADRDVIVRGERIGHVTVEMDDARSRQELRDKRRSYIFVLAAQLTVSLLLIILFLNKRVMHPLRRLMRVSDRLARGDFDTPIEVRGNDELGRLADRLEDTREALRRLFEDVRQREERFRTIVTQVPGAVFRYQPDGPIEFVSDAIEGISGYTAAQLMRGTTHSWVNLITPEDRRTQRRAVKSAIEEGRPYEAEYRIVDASGTERWVLEVGKPQAPADGGAPWVDGILSDISERKDNEMRIEALLAEQGAILDNVMFGVMFVRHRTIMSVNRRCEELFGYEPGEMVGKSTAIVFPTSFDFEAAGVRQYPSLGQGEYFSEERHYRRRDGTLFWCMVSGCAIDQNRPNEGSIWVYADITARKEAEEKLRLSATVLEHIADGVVVVDKAGRIVAVNPAFTQITGYEEAEALGRDIGLTRSGRQDEAFHQQLWRELVENGYWQGEMWALRKGGEQFLQSLTLTAVRDSEGATTHYAGVFSDITLVKENEKKLDHLAHHDSLTGLPNRLLFNDRLQHALDRAQRSQEQLALLFIDLDRFKNVNDTLGHHIGDELLKQVAVVLSERLRDGDTLARLGGDEFVVLLEDTSGEYAATLVAEKLVAIFEQPFLVAGHELFVTCSIGISMYPHDGADLNVLIRNADVAMYQAKARGRNGYRFYAPSMTGDGVERLRLEAWLRRSLEKEEMFLNYQPQVEIDTGRLIGVEALVRWNHPELGLVPPGRFVPLAEDTGFISQLGEWVLAEACRQMVRWQQAGLAVPKIAVNLSVRQFERGTIVPTVENILRETGLEPSRLQLEVTESLIMNTGDALQYINGLHALGVSLAIDDFGTGYSSLAYLKQMPVQTLKIDRSFIKDIHEDANDEAIAVAIIQLGKSMNLSVIAEGVETDEQAAFLLRHGCNQAQGYYYSRPVMPDDLLRRWLP, from the coding sequence ATGAGGCCGCCAACTCGCGGCCTGCGTGCCCGGCTGGGCGCGCTGTATGGCCAATCGATCTACGGGTCGCTGCTGCTTGTCGTTCTGGGCGGGCTGATCGTGCCCGCGATCGTCGGCAGCTACCTGCTGGTTGGCGTGCGCGAGCAGCAATCCACGCGCACCGCATTGAACGAGGCACTGCAGCGCAATGCCGACATCCTCGCGCTCGGCGTGCAGGAATCACTGTGGAACATGGATGCCGAATCGGCGCGATCGCTCGTGCACTCGGTGATGCGCGACCCCTCGGTGGTGCAGGTCCAGGTCACCGGCCAGGCCGAGACCCAGTTCATCCACGAGAAATCGAAGGCCCGGCCGTTGGGCACTGTGGTTCGCGCTGATCGCGACGTGATCGTGCGCGGCGAGCGTATCGGCCACGTGACCGTCGAGATGGACGATGCCCGCAGCCGCCAGGAACTGCGCGACAAGCGCCGCTCCTATATCTTCGTGCTGGCCGCGCAGCTGACCGTGTCGCTGCTGCTCATCATCCTCTTCCTCAACAAGCGCGTGATGCACCCGCTGCGCCGCCTGATGCGCGTTTCCGACCGCCTCGCGCGGGGGGATTTCGATACGCCCATCGAGGTGCGCGGCAACGATGAACTGGGCCGCCTGGCCGATCGGCTGGAAGATACCCGCGAAGCGCTGCGCCGGCTGTTCGAGGACGTGCGCCAGCGCGAGGAACGCTTCCGCACCATCGTCACGCAGGTACCCGGCGCCGTGTTCCGCTACCAGCCCGACGGCCCGATCGAATTCGTGAGCGATGCGATCGAGGGCATCTCCGGCTACACGGCCGCCCAGCTGATGCGCGGCACAACGCATTCCTGGGTCAACCTGATCACGCCGGAAGACCGGCGCACGCAGCGCCGCGCCGTCAAGAGCGCGATCGAGGAGGGCCGCCCCTACGAGGCGGAGTACCGCATCGTCGATGCTTCCGGCACCGAGCGCTGGGTCCTCGAGGTCGGCAAGCCCCAGGCGCCGGCCGATGGCGGCGCCCCCTGGGTGGACGGCATCCTCTCCGATATCAGCGAGCGCAAGGACAATGAAATGCGCATCGAGGCGCTGCTGGCCGAGCAGGGCGCGATCCTGGACAACGTGATGTTCGGCGTGATGTTCGTCCGCCATCGCACGATCATGTCGGTGAACCGCCGCTGCGAGGAACTGTTCGGCTACGAACCCGGCGAAATGGTGGGCAAGTCAACCGCCATCGTGTTCCCCACCTCGTTCGATTTCGAGGCGGCGGGCGTGCGCCAGTATCCGTCGCTCGGGCAGGGCGAGTACTTCAGCGAGGAGCGCCACTACCGCCGCCGCGACGGCACGCTGTTCTGGTGCATGGTCAGCGGCTGCGCGATCGACCAGAACCGGCCCAACGAAGGCAGTATCTGGGTGTATGCCGACATCACGGCGCGCAAGGAGGCGGAAGAAAAGCTGCGCCTCTCCGCCACGGTGCTGGAGCACATTGCCGACGGCGTGGTGGTGGTGGACAAGGCCGGCAGGATCGTCGCGGTCAACCCCGCATTCACGCAGATCACCGGCTACGAAGAGGCCGAGGCGCTCGGCCGCGACATCGGCCTCACGCGCTCCGGCCGCCAGGACGAAGCTTTCCACCAGCAGCTGTGGCGCGAGCTGGTCGAAAACGGCTACTGGCAAGGCGAGATGTGGGCGCTGCGCAAGGGCGGCGAACAATTCCTGCAATCGCTCACGCTCACCGCGGTGCGCGACTCGGAGGGCGCCACCACGCACTACGCCGGCGTGTTCAGCGACATCACGCTGGTGAAGGAAAACGAGAAGAAGCTCGACCACCTGGCGCACCACGATTCGCTCACCGGTTTGCCGAACCGGCTGCTGTTCAACGACCGGCTGCAGCATGCGCTGGACCGTGCGCAGCGCTCCCAGGAGCAGCTGGCGCTGCTGTTCATCGACCTGGACCGCTTCAAGAACGTCAACGACACGCTCGGCCACCACATCGGCGACGAGCTGCTCAAGCAGGTCGCCGTCGTGCTGTCGGAGCGCCTGCGCGACGGCGACACGCTCGCGCGGCTGGGCGGCGACGAATTCGTGGTGCTGCTCGAAGATACCAGCGGCGAGTACGCGGCCACGCTGGTGGCCGAGAAACTGGTGGCCATCTTCGAGCAACCGTTCCTGGTGGCCGGCCACGAGCTGTTCGTCACCTGCAGCATCGGCATCAGCATGTATCCGCACGACGGCGCCGACCTGAATGTGCTGATCCGCAATGCCGACGTGGCGATGTACCAGGCCAAGGCGCGCGGGCGCAACGGCTACCGCTTCTATGCGCCGTCGATGACGGGCGACGGCGTGGAGCGCCTGCGCCTGGAGGCATGGCTGCGCCGCTCGCTGGAGAAGGAAGAGATGTTCCTGAATTACCAGCCGCAGGTGGAAATCGATACGGGCCGGCTGATCGGCGTGGAAGCGCTGGTGCGCTGGAACCACCCGGAACTGGGCCTGGTGCCGCCGGGCCGCTTCGTTCCGCTGGCCGAGGACACGGGCTTCATCAGCCAGTTGGGCGAATGGGTGCTGGCCGAGGCATGCCGGCAGATGGTGCGCTGGCAGCAGGCCGGCCTGGCGGTGCCGAAGATCGCCGTCAACCTGTCGGTGCGGCAGTTCGAGCGGGGCACGATCGTGCCGACGGTGGAGAACATCCTGCGCGAGACGGGGCTGGAGCCGTCCCGCCTGCAGCTCGAGGTGACCGAATCGCTGATCATGAACACCGGCGACGCGCTGCAATACATCAATGGCCTGCACGCCCTCGGCGTCAGCCTGGCGATCGACGACTTCGGCACCGGGTACTCGTCGCTGGCCTACCTGAAGCAGATGCCGGTGCAGACCCTGAAGATCGACCGCTCGTTCATCAAGGATATCCACGAGGATGCCAACGACGAGGCGATCGCCGTCGCCATCATCCAGCTCGGCAAGAGCATGAACCTGTCCGTCATCGCCGAAGGCGTGGAGACCGACGAGCAGGCCGCCTTCCTGCTGCGCCACGGCTGCAACCAGGCGCAGGGCTATTACTACAGCCGCCCGGTGATGCCGGACGACCTGCTGCGCCGCTGGCTCCCTTGA